A genomic window from Flintibacter sp. KGMB00164 includes:
- a CDS encoding NADAR family protein — MALQDKKIMPPPWLAHREIERYSIGWRMGYGEDYIYRFGDWLDTLSPEERTEYRTLFPEPVTWKGWWDDEDSGEVLEHGDFFVDAWQPEGQPKYTRQWLQQEFAAGRKRELCLFWGHQPAQDGSITKSCLSQWWIEDFYTTADSYLCMEQYMMAAKAELFGDKEIRDQILKCSDQKQIKALGRKVRGFEQKVWDKFKYAIVLLGNWHKFSQNRELREFLLSTGDSVLVEASPYDAIWGIRLAASSPEAQDPMKWRGQNLLGFALMEVRDELRRVTENEMLCDWSTVWQQ; from the coding sequence ATGGCACTACAAGATAAGAAAATCATGCCTCCCCCTTGGCTGGCCCACCGGGAGATCGAGCGATACTCCATTGGCTGGCGCATGGGCTATGGGGAGGATTACATATACCGATTTGGCGATTGGCTGGACACCCTCTCACCAGAGGAGCGGACGGAATACCGTACCCTCTTTCCCGAACCGGTGACCTGGAAGGGCTGGTGGGATGACGAGGACAGCGGCGAGGTGCTGGAGCATGGTGACTTTTTTGTGGATGCGTGGCAGCCGGAGGGCCAGCCTAAGTACACCCGCCAGTGGCTCCAGCAGGAGTTTGCCGCCGGGCGGAAGCGGGAACTGTGCCTGTTCTGGGGCCATCAGCCTGCCCAGGACGGCAGTATCACGAAAAGCTGTCTCAGCCAGTGGTGGATAGAGGACTTCTATACGACGGCTGACTCCTACCTCTGCATGGAGCAGTATATGATGGCTGCCAAGGCCGAGCTGTTCGGCGACAAAGAGATCCGGGACCAGATTTTGAAATGCAGCGACCAAAAGCAGATCAAGGCCCTGGGCCGCAAGGTGCGGGGCTTTGAGCAGAAGGTATGGGACAAGTTCAAGTACGCCATTGTGCTACTTGGCAACTGGCACAAATTCAGCCAGAACCGCGAACTGCGGGAGTTTCTCCTTTCCACCGGGGACAGTGTGCTGGTGGAGGCCAGTCCCTACGATGCCATCTGGGGCATCCGCCTCGCGGCCAGTTCGCCGGAGGCCCAGGACCCGATGAAGTGGCGCGGACAAAACCTGCTGGGCTTTGCGCTGATGGAGGTGCGGGACGAGCTGCGCCGGGTGACAGAGAACGAAATGCTTTGCGATTGGAGTACAGTATGGCAACAATGA
- a CDS encoding DUF5713 family protein, which yields MKAFDPNYKLLDEMYQDNYYPAFLVDKVKDELQKVIDLLESGETDTEVVQETLDEAVCGINDLQEEFDENDSEIETVARECIAANVAYILEWFNIPIDTEEAIRERDW from the coding sequence ATGAAAGCATTTGACCCCAATTACAAGCTGCTGGACGAGATGTATCAGGACAATTACTATCCTGCCTTTCTGGTGGACAAGGTAAAGGACGAACTCCAGAAAGTCATCGACCTGCTGGAGAGTGGCGAAACCGACACCGAAGTGGTGCAGGAGACGCTGGACGAAGCGGTCTGCGGCATCAATGATCTCCAGGAGGAGTTTGACGAGAACGACAGCGAGATCGAAACCGTGGCGCGGGAATGCATTGCAGCAAATGTGGCCTACATTCTGGAGTGGTTCAATATCCCCATTGATACCGAGGAGGCCATCCGGGAACGGGACTGGTGA
- a CDS encoding NTF2 fold immunity protein, which yields MEWPKRARTADWASGVLTLDGEKQFEIPELTMELVERLAAYTLVGFHVKGYLVTDDLLSPFAGHKSMANFGVEDGALTDACFPVFSAMPKLRYLLLDGNAAIFGSGLPALQGCKLDLLTLNRTGLDDAGLLQAASIPKLSHIQIDHTAVTYEGLLAIAGNNRIEPVAHVQFTKEQMEHFSQLQREKAKKPTQLDEQAAEECRRVLSAFFSEMTEWEQYMEQAGFEDAEAVPRLLAIWEKYVSEKPRPGYRPLGLSYSAQGTYNGEEFLDAEQITKNKLYIYTREKNTGFDRRFLMKRMGEGWMIDGAQERLDGWQRTGL from the coding sequence ATGGAATGGCCAAAACGGGCGCGGACAGCGGACTGGGCAAGTGGTGTCCTGACCTTAGACGGAGAAAAGCAGTTTGAAATCCCGGAGCTGACCATGGAGCTCGTGGAGCGGCTGGCCGCTTACACTCTGGTGGGCTTTCATGTGAAAGGCTATCTGGTGACCGACGACCTACTCTCCCCTTTTGCTGGTCACAAAAGTATGGCCAACTTCGGCGTGGAGGACGGTGCGCTCACCGACGCCTGTTTCCCCGTTTTTTCCGCTATGCCCAAGTTACGCTATCTGCTGCTGGACGGCAATGCCGCCATCTTCGGCAGCGGTCTGCCCGCCCTGCAAGGCTGCAAGCTGGACCTTCTGACACTCAACCGCACCGGGCTGGATGATGCCGGTCTGCTCCAGGCGGCCTCCATCCCCAAGCTCTCCCACATCCAGATCGACCATACCGCCGTTACCTATGAGGGCCTGCTGGCCATCGCCGGCAACAACCGCATCGAGCCGGTGGCCCATGTGCAATTCACCAAGGAGCAGATGGAACACTTCTCCCAGCTCCAGCGGGAAAAGGCCAAAAAGCCCACCCAGCTGGATGAGCAGGCAGCGGAGGAATGCCGCAGGGTGTTGTCCGCTTTCTTTTCTGAGATGACGGAATGGGAGCAGTACATGGAGCAGGCCGGGTTTGAGGATGCCGAGGCTGTTCCCCGCCTGCTGGCGATCTGGGAGAAGTATGTGAGCGAAAAGCCCCGTCCAGGCTATCGGCCTCTGGGCCTCTCATACAGTGCCCAGGGCACCTACAACGGGGAAGAATTCCTTGATGCGGAGCAGATCACCAAGAACAAACTCTACATCTACACCAGGGAGAAAAACACCGGCTTTGACCGCCGCTTCCTCATGAAGCGTATGGGCGAGGGCTGGATGATCGACGGGGCGCAGGAGCGGCTGGACGGCTGGCAGCGAACAGGATTGTGA
- a CDS encoding DUF4241 domain-containing protein: MLKLNQQEETSMPTTEWLNKYESIKDKLACKTDLDTHFTEKVIGNMDVDVLDIGAVHFPTGTIFACDPLVELEDTPPFIQTIPAGTYPVKVCVVPSEKYGDRYACVKVEVSREKPVRYELGMTGKEDLDERLDEDDYFGFGVDAGMGCVADIQTQAAFKTYWAKRLEEDPDIDPYNDLFCDLLEENAKAHPKYQGDCGNWLNWTVPDTDCNLPIFASGWGDGYYPVYFGYDAKGEICAVYMRFIDIEASYKEQV; encoded by the coding sequence ATGCTCAAACTAAATCAACAGGAGGAAACGAGTATGCCGACAACAGAATGGCTGAACAAATACGAATCTATCAAAGACAAACTGGCCTGCAAAACAGACCTGGACACTCATTTCACAGAGAAAGTGATTGGGAATATGGACGTGGATGTGCTTGACATTGGGGCCGTCCACTTCCCTACCGGAACAATTTTCGCCTGCGATCCTCTGGTAGAGCTGGAGGACACGCCGCCCTTTATCCAGACGATCCCCGCCGGGACTTATCCCGTGAAGGTCTGCGTAGTGCCCAGTGAGAAATACGGCGACCGCTACGCCTGTGTCAAGGTGGAGGTCAGTCGGGAGAAGCCTGTCCGCTATGAGTTGGGTATGACGGGCAAAGAAGATCTGGACGAGAGACTGGATGAGGACGATTATTTTGGCTTTGGCGTAGACGCCGGGATGGGCTGCGTTGCGGACATCCAGACTCAGGCGGCTTTTAAGACATACTGGGCCAAGCGGTTGGAAGAAGACCCGGACATCGACCCCTACAATGACCTGTTCTGCGATCTTCTGGAGGAAAACGCCAAAGCCCACCCCAAATATCAGGGAGACTGCGGCAACTGGCTCAACTGGACGGTGCCTGACACGGACTGCAATCTGCCCATCTTTGCCTCTGGCTGGGGTGACGGCTACTATCCGGTCTACTTCGGGTATGATGCCAAGGGCGAAATCTGTGCCGTGTATATGCGCTTCATCGACATTGAAGCCAGCTACAAGGAGCAGGTGTAA